One Peterkaempfera bronchialis DNA window includes the following coding sequences:
- a CDS encoding ATP-binding protein yields the protein MGLDGTYGQRTGGEPPVSEPPFLPGARKDPPPRPPHSPGRPSGGPFDLRSWLATPRVGGIPGVYGLGHVPKRQETEPGSAAVPGRTLLARGALNLVVAWVVFLYGGPVVFQVLGWVFHLDRLSADGWTSPYVLVQGALQAAMIAVLVWIFGRMGRWKEVWRRYAAPALSRLVTHERPEPGDGPGVPGVAEVDPWEGMRGAGEQAGVWRLDEETRRGAVGDVDYVRIRRAWQGVVADPGRLRQFAEEVAGRGGAACAHPSAARDLDRRWAEHDLLARQVRLGVAQDVPKNPVTHRGAGFALDPALLGTSLLAVGPAGTGKSALLVRPVAEALCLQALANTACVVVVGAADADLGPDASYDVVIAPGDPDSAYGLDLYGATQNTDEAAARLADALLPDELALRAEGARATVQQVVGPFRAAHGRHPGVQELRDLLLGEAPAWSGLYEALRAAGRLEAHRHDLQQRERQHGRADDPGTLLADRLALLDRPAFAGCFNPSEPELGREKPPFAMRALDHPLRVRVKLPEQSHPEAARMLARLVVAQFVQAACGRQDRSLFAGLVVDDAAAAVDGHTVRGLQRMRGANAGALLTLRSLADLPETLRTPLFGAVGCRMAFPGIAPWDGRLFAEAWGTVWVQEKAVTQTPDTSGGLLRRSARAFRGLLAGTPVQTESVTTRSVERQLWSPSDLAHALPTGHAVVSLTSVEGAQVPPLLVDLRS from the coding sequence ATGGGACTGGACGGCACGTACGGACAGCGGACCGGCGGCGAGCCCCCGGTGTCCGAGCCGCCGTTCCTCCCCGGGGCCCGCAAGGACCCGCCGCCGCGGCCCCCCCACAGCCCCGGCCGCCCGTCCGGCGGCCCCTTCGACCTGCGGTCCTGGCTGGCCACGCCGCGTGTCGGCGGCATCCCGGGGGTGTACGGGCTGGGGCATGTGCCCAAGCGGCAGGAGACCGAACCCGGCAGCGCCGCCGTCCCGGGCCGCACACTGCTGGCCAGGGGGGCGCTCAACCTGGTGGTGGCCTGGGTGGTGTTCCTGTACGGCGGACCGGTGGTCTTCCAGGTCCTGGGCTGGGTCTTCCATCTGGACCGCCTGAGCGCGGATGGCTGGACCAGCCCCTATGTACTGGTCCAGGGGGCCCTTCAGGCAGCCATGATCGCGGTCCTTGTCTGGATCTTCGGGCGGATGGGGCGCTGGAAGGAAGTCTGGCGGCGGTATGCCGCTCCCGCGCTGTCCCGGCTGGTCACCCATGAGCGGCCGGAGCCGGGGGACGGGCCGGGGGTGCCGGGCGTGGCGGAGGTGGACCCGTGGGAGGGGATGCGGGGGGCCGGGGAGCAGGCCGGGGTGTGGCGGCTGGACGAGGAGACCCGGCGCGGGGCCGTCGGGGATGTGGACTATGTGCGGATCCGGCGGGCGTGGCAGGGGGTGGTCGCCGACCCGGGGCGGCTGCGGCAGTTCGCCGAGGAGGTGGCCGGGCGCGGGGGTGCCGCCTGTGCGCACCCGTCGGCGGCGCGTGACCTGGACCGGCGGTGGGCCGAGCATGATCTGCTGGCCCGCCAGGTGCGGCTCGGGGTGGCGCAGGATGTGCCGAAGAACCCGGTGACGCACCGGGGGGCGGGGTTCGCCCTGGACCCCGCGCTGCTGGGGACGTCGCTGCTGGCGGTCGGACCGGCGGGCACCGGGAAGTCGGCACTGCTGGTGCGTCCGGTGGCCGAGGCGCTCTGCCTCCAGGCGCTGGCCAACACCGCCTGCGTGGTCGTGGTCGGGGCGGCCGACGCCGACCTGGGGCCGGATGCGTCGTACGACGTGGTGATCGCCCCCGGCGACCCGGACTCGGCGTATGGGCTGGACCTCTACGGCGCCACGCAGAACACCGACGAGGCCGCCGCCCGGCTGGCCGACGCGCTGCTGCCGGACGAGCTGGCGCTGCGGGCCGAGGGTGCCCGGGCGACGGTGCAGCAGGTGGTGGGCCCCTTCCGGGCGGCGCATGGGCGCCACCCCGGGGTGCAGGAGCTGCGCGATCTGCTGCTGGGCGAGGCACCGGCCTGGTCGGGCCTGTACGAGGCGCTGCGGGCGGCCGGCCGGCTGGAGGCGCACCGCCATGACCTCCAGCAGCGGGAGCGGCAGCACGGCCGGGCCGACGACCCGGGGACGCTGCTGGCGGACCGGCTGGCGCTGCTGGACCGGCCGGCCTTCGCGGGCTGCTTCAATCCGTCGGAGCCGGAGCTGGGCCGGGAGAAGCCGCCGTTTGCGATGCGGGCGCTGGACCATCCGCTGCGGGTGCGGGTGAAGCTCCCCGAGCAGAGCCATCCGGAGGCGGCGCGGATGCTGGCCCGGCTGGTGGTGGCGCAGTTTGTGCAGGCGGCGTGCGGGCGGCAGGACCGGTCGCTCTTCGCCGGGCTGGTGGTGGACGACGCCGCGGCGGCGGTCGACGGCCACACGGTGCGCGGGTTGCAGCGGATGCGCGGCGCCAACGCGGGCGCGCTGCTGACCCTGCGCAGCCTCGCGGACCTGCCGGAGACGCTGCGGACGCCGCTCTTCGGCGCGGTCGGCTGCCGGATGGCCTTCCCCGGGATCGCGCCGTGGGACGGCAGGCTCTTCGCGGAGGCATGGGGCACCGTCTGGGTGCAGGAGAAGGCGGTCACCCAGACCCCGGACACCTCCGGCGGGCTGCTGCGCCGCTCCGCCCGTGCCTTCCGGGGACTGCTGGCCGGTACCCCCGTGCAGACGGAGAGCGTGACCACCCGGTCCGTGGAGCGCCAGCTGTGGTCGCCCTCCGACCTGGCGCACGCCCTGCCGACCGGTCATGCGGTGGTGTCGCTGACCAGCGTGGAGGGTGCTCAGGTGCCGCCGCTGCTGGTCGATCTGCGGAGCTGA